The following proteins come from a genomic window of Rhizobium sp. 007:
- a CDS encoding FadR/GntR family transcriptional regulator, producing MRRSRERLAQQLIDQMRAQIESGKLKEGDQLPTEPQLEATFGVSRTVVREAIADLRSAGYVRPIQGKGVFVSNPSAQKAFSLTPVEIKSIPETLELLEFRMAAEGEAAAIAAYRRTAEQEAAIRTANRKMAQMIEDGAPTVEADYEFHMAIAAATNNRFYVDVLRHFGPRAIPRGQFPTLPEAHDRAYLDKVHAEHIEILEAIADQEPERARQAMRAHLLASQRRYRMLAEQQ from the coding sequence ATGCGACGGAGCCGAGAAAGACTTGCACAGCAGTTGATCGATCAGATGCGTGCCCAGATCGAATCAGGAAAGCTCAAAGAGGGCGACCAGTTGCCCACCGAGCCGCAACTGGAGGCGACTTTCGGCGTGAGCCGCACCGTTGTTCGCGAAGCCATCGCGGATCTTCGCTCAGCGGGCTATGTCCGGCCGATCCAGGGAAAGGGAGTGTTCGTCAGCAATCCATCGGCACAAAAGGCGTTTTCGTTAACGCCGGTAGAAATCAAGAGCATCCCGGAAACCCTTGAATTGCTTGAATTTCGCATGGCCGCAGAGGGAGAAGCGGCAGCCATTGCGGCCTATCGAAGAACAGCTGAACAAGAGGCTGCGATCCGTACAGCCAACCGCAAGATGGCCCAGATGATCGAAGATGGCGCCCCCACTGTTGAAGCAGATTACGAGTTTCACATGGCGATCGCAGCGGCGACGAATAACCGCTTCTATGTCGACGTTTTGCGGCATTTCGGGCCTCGCGCCATCCCCAGAGGGCAGTTCCCGACGCTGCCCGAGGCTCATGATCGCGCCTACCTCGACAAGGTCCACGCAGAACACATCGAGATCCTTGAGGCCATTGCGGATCAGGAGCCCGAGCGGGCGCGGCAGGCCATGCGCGCGCATTTGCTTGCCAGCCAGCGGCGCTACCGGATGCTGGCCGAACAGCAATAA
- a CDS encoding ABC transporter permease gives MKELSTSELGRRVLQLIVSLFILLCVTFVIGRVMPADPVGAVVGELADPAAYAAMRARLGLDLPLYQQFFIYLTGLLQGDFGTAILTGNPVSKDLAQAFPATFELATLAVIISTFIGVPLGLAAALFRDSWIDKTARVVALVGHSIPVFWFGIVGLVIFYAGLNWVGGPGRVDVYYEGIVTPRTGLMLLDSLLEGEPEIFWNALSHIILPAIILAYAAMAYITRMTRSFTLEQLNQDYVIAARAKGVGPANTVIGHVLPNIAVQLITVLAISYGNLLEGAVVTEIVFSWPGIGQYMTNALMIGDMNAILAATIIVGFIFMFLNFVADIAYALLDPRTREATQ, from the coding sequence ATGAAGGAATTGTCCACGAGTGAGCTTGGAAGGCGCGTCCTCCAACTCATCGTCAGTCTGTTCATACTGCTTTGCGTCACCTTCGTGATCGGCCGCGTCATGCCCGCCGATCCCGTCGGCGCAGTGGTCGGCGAGCTTGCCGACCCTGCCGCCTACGCGGCGATGCGCGCGCGCCTTGGGCTTGATCTGCCACTTTATCAGCAGTTCTTCATTTATCTGACGGGCTTGCTGCAGGGTGATTTCGGAACGGCAATCCTGACTGGCAATCCCGTTTCGAAGGATCTGGCGCAGGCATTTCCGGCAACGTTTGAGCTTGCCACCCTGGCGGTCATCATATCGACATTCATAGGTGTGCCGCTCGGACTTGCGGCAGCACTTTTCCGCGACAGCTGGATCGACAAGACGGCGCGGGTCGTGGCTCTCGTTGGTCATTCGATACCGGTCTTCTGGTTCGGTATCGTCGGGCTGGTAATTTTCTATGCCGGGCTTAACTGGGTCGGCGGTCCGGGCAGGGTCGATGTCTATTACGAGGGTATCGTAACCCCAAGGACCGGTCTGATGCTGTTGGACAGCCTGCTTGAAGGCGAGCCCGAAATTTTCTGGAATGCGCTCTCGCACATCATTCTGCCAGCCATCATCCTTGCTTACGCCGCGATGGCATACATCACCCGCATGACCCGCAGCTTTACACTTGAGCAGCTCAATCAGGACTACGTCATCGCAGCGCGAGCCAAAGGGGTCGGGCCGGCGAATACGGTGATCGGTCATGTTCTGCCGAACATTGCCGTGCAGCTGATCACCGTCCTTGCGATTTCCTATGGAAATCTTCTGGAAGGCGCCGTCGTGACCGAGATCGTCTTTTCATGGCCGGGGATCGGTCAATACATGACGAATGCGTTGATGATCGGCGATATGAACGCCATCCTGGCCGCAACAATCATCGTTGGCTTCATCTTCATGTTCCTCAACTTTGTAGCAGACATTGCCTATGCGCTGCTTGATCCGCGCACCCGGGAGGCCACGCAATGA
- the kdgD gene encoding 5-dehydro-4-deoxyglucarate dehydratase yields MDPIELKRAVGSGLLSFPVTHFQQDLKFDEDAYRKHIEWLAGYDAAALFAAGGTGEFFSLNPQEIPSVVAAAKGSAGKTPIISGAGYGTSLAIDIAKSAEKAGADGLLLLPPYLMFSEQAGLINHVRAVCKSVGIGVIVYNRDNAVLTADSIARLCDECPNLIGFKDGVGDVDKVIEITTKLQDRLVYVGGMPTHEVYAQAYFAAGVTTYSSAVFNFVPALAHRFYQALRSGNQPVVDEILKNFFFPFVALRNRKKGYAVSIIKAGLRVLDRDPGPVRPPLIDLSPEETALLERIVQANDIDKIAAE; encoded by the coding sequence ATGGATCCAATTGAACTCAAGCGAGCGGTGGGCAGCGGGCTCCTCTCCTTCCCGGTCACACATTTCCAGCAAGATCTCAAATTCGACGAGGATGCTTACCGCAAACACATCGAATGGCTGGCCGGCTATGACGCAGCCGCTTTGTTCGCCGCGGGCGGTACAGGCGAATTCTTTTCGCTCAATCCGCAGGAAATTCCCTCGGTCGTGGCGGCGGCAAAAGGATCGGCTGGGAAAACACCGATCATCTCCGGCGCCGGATACGGCACCTCGCTTGCAATCGACATCGCGAAATCCGCCGAAAAAGCCGGCGCAGACGGTCTATTGCTTTTGCCGCCCTATCTGATGTTCAGCGAACAAGCCGGCCTCATCAACCATGTGAGGGCCGTCTGCAAATCGGTCGGCATCGGTGTCATCGTCTATAACCGTGATAATGCGGTCTTGACGGCGGACAGCATTGCAAGGCTTTGCGATGAGTGCCCGAACCTCATCGGCTTTAAAGACGGCGTAGGTGATGTCGACAAGGTGATCGAGATCACAACCAAGCTTCAGGACCGTCTGGTCTATGTCGGCGGCATGCCGACGCATGAGGTGTATGCGCAGGCCTATTTTGCAGCCGGCGTCACCACTTACTCCTCGGCCGTGTTCAATTTCGTGCCGGCGCTCGCCCACCGTTTCTATCAGGCGCTTCGCTCAGGCAATCAGCCTGTTGTCGACGAGATCCTGAAGAATTTCTTCTTTCCCTTTGTGGCGTTGCGCAATCGCAAGAAAGGTTACGCGGTCTCGATCATCAAGGCGGGGCTGCGGGTGCTTGACCGGGACCCCGGCCCCGTCCGCCCGCCGCTTATTGATCTCAGCCCGGAAGAGACGGCGCTGCTTGAGCGTATCGTTCAGGCAAACGACATCGACAAAATCGCAGCGGAATGA
- a CDS encoding ABC transporter permease, translating to MTDALHSQSEIRRPPIPVRIAASLARAGRQLADEPLGLSGFLILAVLCIVAIIAPALAPYDPNVQMLSDALQPPSLAHLAGTDEFGRDIFSRLVYGTRITIQTVLSISIIVGPVGLLIGIVSGFFGGRTDAILMRATDIVLSFPSLILALAFAAALGAGLNTAIIAISLTAWPPIARLARAEALVVRNADYVAAARLYGASSLRILLLYIAPMCVPSVIVRLTLNMAGIILTAASLGFLGLGAQPPAPEWGAMISSGRKFMLDYWWVAVMPGIAILLTSLAFNIAGDTLRDILDPRHARS from the coding sequence ATGACCGACGCGCTTCACTCTCAAAGCGAGATCAGGCGGCCGCCAATCCCGGTCCGCATCGCCGCCTCGCTCGCTCGCGCCGGACGCCAGCTTGCCGACGAGCCGCTCGGTCTCTCCGGCTTCCTCATCCTCGCCGTGCTTTGCATCGTCGCAATCATTGCGCCGGCGCTTGCGCCTTATGATCCAAATGTCCAAATGCTGAGTGATGCACTGCAGCCGCCCAGCCTTGCACATCTTGCAGGGACAGATGAGTTTGGACGCGATATCTTCAGCCGCCTCGTCTATGGGACAAGGATCACCATTCAGACTGTTCTCTCGATATCCATAATTGTCGGCCCTGTGGGTTTGCTCATCGGCATCGTATCCGGCTTTTTCGGCGGTCGGACAGACGCAATCTTGATGCGTGCAACCGATATCGTCCTGTCCTTTCCCTCGCTGATCCTTGCCCTTGCATTTGCCGCCGCCCTGGGAGCGGGATTGAACACGGCGATCATCGCGATCTCCTTAACGGCCTGGCCGCCGATTGCCCGGCTTGCCCGAGCCGAGGCCTTGGTCGTCCGCAACGCCGATTACGTCGCCGCAGCCCGCCTTTATGGAGCGTCTTCCTTGAGAATATTGCTTCTCTACATCGCACCCATGTGCGTCCCGTCGGTGATCGTGCGCCTGACGCTCAATATGGCCGGCATCATCCTGACGGCGGCATCGCTCGGCTTCCTCGGGCTTGGCGCGCAGCCGCCGGCGCCCGAATGGGGCGCGATGATATCAAGCGGACGCAAGTTCATGCTCGATTACTGGTGGGTTGCCGTCATGCCGGGCATTGCCATCTTGCTCACGAGCCTCGCCTTCAACATCGCCGGCGATACGCTGCGCGATATCCTGGATCCGCGCCATGCAAGATCGTGA
- a CDS encoding dicarboxylate/amino acid:cation symporter, translating to MGVAIPAAPARGKVPFYRHLYVQVVFAICAGMLLGHFYPEVGTALKPLGDAFIKLVKMIIAPVIFLTVATGIAGMSDLHKVGRVAGKAMIYFLVFSTLALAVGLVVSNVIQPGAGMHIDPATLDAKAVATYAEKAHDSTITGFLMNIIPTTIVGAFADGDILQVLFFSVLFGIALAMVGDRGRPVVDFLQALTTPIFRLVAILMKAAPIGAFGAMAFTIGKYGIGSIANLAMLIGTFYLTSLLFVLVVLGGVARYNGFSILALIRYIKEELLLVLGTSSSEAALPGLMAKMEQAGCKRSVVGLVIPTGYSFNLDGTNIYMTLAALFIAQATDTPLSFADQILLLLVAMLSSKGAAGITGAGFITLAATLSVVPSVPVAGMALILGIDRFMSECRALTNFVGNAVATVVVARWENELDQTKFAAAMAGELPENGDVSVPALQAAE from the coding sequence ATGGGTGTAGCAATTCCAGCCGCGCCGGCGCGCGGCAAAGTTCCATTCTACCGGCATCTCTATGTGCAGGTCGTTTTCGCCATCTGTGCAGGCATGCTGCTCGGGCACTTCTACCCCGAGGTCGGCACGGCGCTGAAACCGCTTGGCGATGCCTTTATCAAGCTCGTCAAGATGATCATCGCACCGGTCATTTTCCTGACGGTGGCAACCGGTATCGCCGGCATGTCCGATCTGCACAAGGTCGGGCGCGTCGCCGGCAAGGCGATGATCTACTTCCTCGTCTTTTCGACGCTCGCACTTGCCGTCGGTCTTGTCGTTTCCAACGTCATCCAGCCGGGTGCGGGCATGCATATCGATCCGGCCACGCTCGACGCCAAGGCGGTTGCGACCTATGCCGAAAAAGCCCATGACTCGACCATTACCGGCTTCTTGATGAACATCATCCCGACGACCATCGTCGGTGCTTTTGCCGACGGCGACATCCTGCAGGTGCTGTTCTTCTCGGTGCTGTTCGGTATTGCGCTCGCCATGGTCGGCGACCGCGGCCGGCCGGTGGTGGATTTCCTGCAGGCTTTGACGACGCCGATCTTCCGCCTCGTGGCGATCCTGATGAAGGCGGCCCCCATCGGAGCCTTCGGTGCGATGGCCTTTACGATCGGCAAATATGGCATCGGTTCGATCGCCAACCTTGCCATGCTCATCGGCACCTTCTATCTGACATCGCTGCTTTTCGTGCTCGTCGTGCTTGGCGGGGTTGCCCGCTACAACGGCTTCTCGATCCTGGCGCTGATCCGCTACATCAAGGAAGAACTGCTGCTTGTTCTGGGTACGTCGTCGTCGGAAGCAGCCCTTCCCGGCCTCATGGCGAAGATGGAACAAGCCGGCTGCAAACGCTCCGTCGTCGGGCTGGTGATCCCGACCGGCTATTCCTTCAATCTCGACGGAACCAACATCTATATGACGCTTGCAGCCCTGTTCATCGCCCAGGCGACAGACACGCCGCTGTCCTTCGCCGACCAGATCCTGCTCTTGCTGGTCGCCATGCTGAGTTCGAAGGGTGCTGCAGGCATCACCGGCGCGGGCTTCATCACGCTCGCTGCCACGCTCTCGGTCGTTCCGTCGGTTCCCGTCGCCGGCATGGCGCTCATCCTCGGCATCGACCGCTTCATGTCGGAATGCCGCGCGTTGACGAATTTCGTCGGAAACGCAGTCGCCACCGTTGTCGTCGCGCGCTGGGAGAACGAACTGGACCAGACGAAGTTTGCTGCGGCAATGGCCGGTGAGTTGCCGGAGAATGGTGACGTGAGCGTGCCGGCACTGCAGGCTGCCGAATAA
- a CDS encoding mannonate dehydratase, with amino-acid sequence MYVGTQVAVRDDDDFRVFAQLGLKHICADPPGPPASWTLDDLERHRDKVESFGLILDMVQLPLPSRPIENASYPDILLAGPKRDRQIDAVCRLIEDIAAAGIPAAKYNLNLIGIPRTPMEPGRGGSMNEAFRWEKVDQAAAPGLAGELCEDENWERIDYFLKRVVPVAETNRVRLACHPHDPYTPPGYRGVTRVLGTVDGLKKFVTMHESPYHGLNFCQGSIGEMLENPREEIDDIIRWFGTRGKIFNVHFRNIRGGKLSFMETFPDEGDMDMVRSARVYKEVGYKYMLMPDHVPTISGKDPSGVAFAFCYGYIAALIEALETASV; translated from the coding sequence ATGTATGTTGGAACCCAGGTCGCGGTTCGGGACGACGACGATTTCCGTGTTTTCGCACAGCTCGGGCTGAAGCATATCTGCGCCGACCCACCCGGACCGCCTGCGAGCTGGACCCTTGACGATTTGGAACGCCACCGCGACAAGGTCGAGAGCTTCGGATTGATTCTCGATATGGTCCAGCTGCCCCTTCCCTCGCGGCCGATCGAGAACGCCTCTTATCCAGATATTCTTCTTGCTGGTCCTAAGCGTGATCGTCAGATCGATGCCGTCTGCAGACTGATCGAGGATATTGCCGCCGCAGGCATTCCAGCGGCGAAGTACAACCTCAATCTGATCGGCATCCCCCGCACGCCGATGGAACCGGGCCGCGGCGGCTCGATGAACGAGGCCTTTCGCTGGGAGAAAGTCGATCAGGCGGCGGCGCCGGGCCTAGCCGGGGAGCTTTGCGAGGACGAAAACTGGGAAAGAATCGATTATTTCCTCAAGCGTGTCGTGCCGGTTGCCGAAACCAATCGCGTGCGGCTCGCCTGCCATCCGCATGATCCCTACACGCCCCCCGGCTATCGCGGCGTCACCCGCGTCCTTGGGACGGTCGACGGTCTGAAGAAATTCGTGACCATGCACGAAAGCCCCTATCACGGACTGAATTTCTGCCAGGGGTCGATCGGCGAGATGCTTGAGAACCCGCGTGAAGAAATCGATGACATCATCCGCTGGTTCGGAACGCGCGGAAAAATTTTCAATGTCCACTTCCGCAACATCAGAGGCGGAAAACTGTCCTTCATGGAAACCTTTCCCGACGAGGGCGACATGGACATGGTCCGCTCTGCACGGGTCTACAAGGAGGTCGGCTACAAATACATGCTGATGCCCGACCACGTCCCGACGATCAGCGGCAAGGATCCTTCCGGCGTCGCCTTTGCCTTTTGCTACGGCTACATCGCAGCGCTCATCGAAGCGCTTGAGACAGCGTCTGTTTAA
- a CDS encoding ABC transporter substrate-binding protein, with protein MKHFRKGLFVGAAISLLALTASAAVAETPKDQLVIGTSLAQVLSLDPQQATEGKANEIMCNLYDRLVLATPGGKIAPQLAESWAIDDKGITFKLREAAFASGNPVTSKDVVFSLTRLLKMNQAAAANLKRVGYNADNVEKLVTAPDERTVRIDLSGEVTPELLLYRLAMVTTSVVDSVEVEKHVKDNDYGNAWLRTNSAGSGPFTLNRWTPNEIVILDVNKDYVGGEPKMRRVVIRHVPESQVERLMLERGDIDIASALSASDLATFQNKQGFQIQRVPTGGFYVLSMNAGNQYLSHPKVREAIAYGIDYAGIEKTIMGPYGRVRTVPVPQNYEYAISSPDWHLDVEKAKSLLAEAGFKDGFSLSLKTIAQTPRIDLATAIQASLAQIGIKVNIQQGNGSEIIAAHRARDFDLLIPQTGAYMPNVLGSMEQFSSNPDNSKEANNAGNFVWRSAWDIPELTKLTAKASLEPDAKKRGELYVEMQKMFVDLKPAVLPLFERYEPIVLNARVKDYVGHPNMTTRLEAVTKAETE; from the coding sequence ATGAAGCATTTTCGTAAGGGGCTATTCGTTGGAGCCGCCATCAGCTTGCTGGCGCTGACTGCTTCTGCCGCCGTAGCCGAAACGCCGAAGGACCAACTCGTCATCGGCACGTCGCTTGCCCAGGTGTTGTCGCTTGATCCGCAGCAGGCGACGGAAGGCAAGGCCAATGAAATCATGTGCAATCTCTATGACCGTCTGGTCCTGGCGACGCCGGGGGGCAAGATCGCACCGCAACTGGCAGAGAGCTGGGCGATCGATGACAAAGGGATCACGTTCAAGCTCAGGGAAGCGGCGTTTGCCTCCGGTAATCCCGTGACATCCAAGGATGTTGTTTTTTCGCTGACGCGTCTCCTCAAGATGAACCAGGCGGCTGCGGCCAACCTGAAGCGAGTCGGCTACAATGCTGACAATGTTGAAAAGCTGGTGACGGCACCCGATGAGCGTACAGTGCGCATTGATCTTTCGGGCGAGGTTACCCCGGAATTGCTTCTCTATCGTCTCGCCATGGTGACTACCAGCGTTGTCGACAGCGTCGAGGTTGAGAAGCACGTCAAGGATAACGACTATGGAAACGCGTGGCTGCGCACGAACTCTGCCGGTTCGGGGCCCTTCACGCTCAATCGCTGGACACCCAACGAGATCGTCATCCTGGACGTCAACAAGGATTATGTCGGGGGCGAACCGAAGATGCGGCGCGTCGTTATCCGGCATGTTCCCGAAAGCCAGGTCGAGCGCCTGATGCTGGAGCGCGGCGACATCGACATTGCAAGCGCATTGAGCGCATCTGATCTTGCGACGTTTCAAAATAAGCAGGGATTCCAAATTCAGCGCGTGCCGACCGGGGGGTTCTATGTGCTGTCCATGAATGCCGGAAACCAATATCTGTCTCATCCAAAGGTCCGCGAGGCGATTGCCTACGGCATCGATTATGCCGGCATCGAAAAGACGATCATGGGGCCTTACGGCAGGGTGCGGACGGTGCCGGTGCCGCAGAATTACGAATATGCCATTTCGAGCCCTGACTGGCATCTCGATGTCGAAAAGGCCAAGTCGCTGCTGGCGGAGGCCGGGTTCAAGGATGGCTTTTCGCTATCTTTGAAGACGATCGCGCAGACGCCGCGTATCGATCTTGCTACAGCTATCCAGGCCTCGCTTGCGCAGATCGGCATCAAGGTCAATATCCAGCAGGGTAATGGATCGGAGATCATCGCGGCCCACCGTGCCCGCGATTTCGACCTCCTGATCCCGCAGACAGGCGCCTACATGCCGAACGTCCTTGGCTCGATGGAGCAGTTCTCCAGCAATCCGGACAATTCGAAGGAGGCAAACAACGCCGGCAACTTCGTCTGGCGCTCGGCCTGGGATATCCCCGAACTGACGAAGCTGACCGCAAAGGCTTCGCTGGAGCCGGATGCCAAGAAACGCGGCGAGCTTTATGTCGAAATGCAAAAGATGTTCGTCGACCTCAAACCGGCAGTGCTGCCGCTCTTCGAGCGTTATGAGCCGATCGTTCTTAATGCGCGCGTTAAAGACTATGTCGGCCACCCGAACATGACGACGCGACTTGAAGCCGTGACCAAGGCAGAAACCGAATAA
- a CDS encoding ABC transporter ATP-binding protein produces MIRISNLDVVYGAGKTRNHVVRGVGFEVGKGETLGIVGESGCGKSTVLRALAGIEQGWTGSIELDGKAIGKIRSRNELKCAQMVFQDPYGSLHPRHRIGTALAEPLRSMGHGDGWSAVQKALRQVGLPDSFANRFPHELSGGQRQRVAIARALILSPPILLLDEPTSALDVSVQAEILNLLADKRDEHGLTYVLVSHDLAVIAHMCDRVLIMKDGAFVDELTKADLQSGVTHADYSRELFEASFL; encoded by the coding sequence ATGATCAGGATCAGCAATCTCGATGTTGTCTATGGTGCGGGCAAAACGCGCAACCACGTCGTAAGAGGGGTAGGCTTTGAGGTCGGCAAGGGCGAAACGCTTGGCATCGTCGGGGAATCCGGCTGCGGCAAATCAACGGTCCTGCGGGCTCTGGCCGGTATCGAGCAGGGATGGACGGGTTCAATAGAACTCGACGGCAAGGCAATCGGAAAGATCCGGTCGCGAAATGAGCTGAAGTGCGCTCAAATGGTGTTTCAGGATCCCTATGGTTCGCTTCATCCGCGTCATCGCATCGGGACGGCCCTGGCCGAGCCTCTCCGCTCGATGGGACACGGTGATGGCTGGTCTGCCGTTCAAAAGGCGCTACGGCAGGTGGGACTGCCCGACAGCTTTGCCAACCGGTTTCCCCATGAATTGTCGGGAGGCCAGCGTCAGCGCGTTGCCATTGCGCGGGCTCTTATCCTGTCGCCGCCGATCCTGCTGCTCGATGAGCCAACCTCGGCACTCGACGTCTCCGTTCAGGCCGAGATCCTCAATCTTCTTGCAGACAAGCGCGACGAGCATGGGCTGACCTATGTGCTCGTGAGCCACGATCTCGCAGTGATCGCGCACATGTGCGACAGGGTGCTTATCATGAAAGATGGTGCTTTCGTCGATGAACTGACGAAAGCCGATCTTCAATCAGGCGTCACCCATGCCGATTACTCACGCGAACTTTTCGAGGCAAGTTTTCTCTGA
- a CDS encoding ABC transporter ATP-binding protein — protein MQDRETSTILSVRNLNVRFGRSSIPAVSEVSFDLGRERLGIVGESGSGKSTTGRAIMRLLSPSAAISAERFDLAGSPLLEKTERQMGALRGKEMALIMQDPRYSLNPVLTIGRQVAEAARLHLGLGRAQAMESARSMLQRVRISDADRVMALYPHQISGGMGQRVMIAMMLLAKPKLVIADEPTSALDVSVRKDVLVLLDELVRENDSGLILISHDIRMVAAFCQRILVMYAGRVVETLTSLDDARHPYTRGLIAALPDPRHPVRRLKVLDRKALEAEAAQ, from the coding sequence ATGCAAGATCGTGAAACCTCAACAATCCTTTCCGTCCGGAATTTGAACGTGCGCTTTGGGCGCAGTTCAATACCGGCCGTAAGCGAAGTCAGCTTCGACCTGGGGCGGGAAAGGCTAGGAATTGTGGGCGAATCCGGTTCCGGAAAATCGACTACCGGACGGGCGATCATGCGCCTTCTTTCGCCGAGCGCCGCGATCTCGGCGGAGCGTTTCGATCTTGCCGGCAGTCCGCTGCTTGAAAAGACCGAACGGCAGATGGGTGCACTGCGCGGCAAGGAGATGGCGCTTATCATGCAAGATCCACGCTATTCGCTTAATCCGGTGCTGACCATCGGCAGGCAGGTGGCGGAGGCGGCAAGGCTTCATCTTGGCCTTGGTCGCGCTCAAGCGATGGAGAGTGCAAGAAGCATGCTCCAACGCGTCAGGATCAGTGATGCAGACCGCGTCATGGCACTTTACCCGCATCAGATATCCGGCGGCATGGGTCAGCGCGTGATGATTGCGATGATGCTGCTTGCCAAGCCGAAGCTGGTCATTGCCGACGAGCCTACGTCGGCACTCGATGTCAGTGTCAGGAAGGACGTCCTCGTCCTGCTCGACGAACTGGTGCGGGAAAATGATTCCGGCCTCATCCTCATCAGCCACGATATCCGCATGGTCGCGGCTTTCTGCCAGCGGATCCTGGTCATGTATGCGGGTCGTGTCGTTGAAACGCTCACGAGCCTCGATGACGCCCGGCATCCCTATACCCGTGGCCTGATTGCGGCGCTTCCCGACCCCCGTCATCCGGTCCGCAGACTGAAAGTACTGGACAGGAAGGCATTGGAAGCAGAGGCGGCGCAATGA